TGAAATCGAATTCACAAAGGTAAAATAAAATGAATGATTTAAGGGAGATATTATTCCCTAAATCTGTTTAGGCTTCAGTAGCGTCGGCTGTTTCAGTTGTTTCGCTTTCTTCGGCTTCAATTTTATTAAAATGTTTGCGATAGAAAAGCAAAATGGAGAAAATTCCGACCGTAATTGCTGAATCGGCTACATTAAAAACCGGACGAAAAAAGATAAACGGATTGCCGCCGATTTTTGGCAGCCACTCGGGGTATAGTCCTTCAATTAAAGGGAAATAAAACATATCGACCACCCGGCCATGAAGAAAAGTAGCATAACCTCCGCCTTCGGGAAACAAAGTAGCTACCTGGCCCGAACTGTCGTTAAAAATTATTCCATAAAATAAACTATCGATAATATTTCCGATAGCGCCTGCAAATATTAATGAAATACTTAGTATAAAACCAAATGGAATTTCCTTTTGTTTGGCCAGTTTAAACAGGTACCAACCAATGGCAACCACGGCAATAATACGAAATACACTTAAAAATATTTTTCCGTATTCTCCGGCAAACTCAAAGCCAAATGCCATTCCGTTGTTTTCGACAAAATGCAGTATAAACCAATCTTTAAATACAACAATTTCGTCGCCAATCGACAGGTTTGTTTTAATCCAAATCTTTAAAACCTGATCGACCAATAATATCAGAAAAATTATAACAATTGATTTTACACTGCGCGACATATGCAATCTTTTAAAATAAAATTGCTCTCCGAAGATCCAAAAGAAAGGAATTTCGGAGAGCAATTTCAACGGTTTTTCTTCAATTTACTTTTGACTGTTTTTTGCATCAATACTGAGAGTTGCATGCGGTACAGCGCGTAATCTTTCTTTTGCAATTAATTTGCCCGTTTCGCGGCAAATTCCGTACGTTTTGTTTTCGATACGTACCAAAGCAGCCTGTAAATGCTGTATAAATTTTAACTGACGTTGCGCCAGTTTACCAGCTTCTTCTTTCGAGAGCGTTGCAGCTCCTTCTTCCAACACTTTAAACGTAGGCGATGTATCTGCTATATCGTTTCCATCGCTCTGATTGATGGAGTTTCTATACATTTGATAATCCTCTTGAGCTTTTTCAAGCTTACCGGTAATTAAAGTTTTAAATTCCTTTAATTCCTCATCTGAATATCTATTCTTTTCTCCCATAACACAAGGGTTTTAATTCATTCGTTAATGTTGATCTGTCGGCGCAATAACGCTTCAAAGAACTGCTTAAAATTTATGTGTGAACGAATTATTACCTTTTCGTTTCACGAAGGCTCTAAAATAATAAAAAAACACTATCAATCTTAGGGTCTGTTCACAAATATTTCCTAGTTCTTTTCTATTTCAATTTGCGCCACCACATCTTTGTCTATTTCAACCTCTTTTGCCTTGGCTGAGTCAATGTTTTCAACCAATAATAAAGAGTCGGCAAGCGTTTGCGTACAAATGTATTCTTTATAGTTTTCAAGCGCATCATTAAACCCTACGTGTTTTGCAATAGAAAGTTTAATTCTGTCGGTAACTTCAAAATCACTTTCCTTACGAAGGTTTTGAATTTTATTGATAAACTCGCGGGCAATTCCTTCCTGTTTTAATTCTTCGGTTACGTCAATGTCGAGCGCAATGGTCATTTGACCTTCGGTTGCCACTGTCCATCCCGGAATATCTTCCGTTTGAATCTCAACGTCTTCCAGTGTAATTAAAACCTTTTCGTCGCCTGCTGTTATTTCATATTCTCCCGCACTTTCAAAAGCTGAAATCTCATCTTGTCCCATTTGGTTTACTGCACCGGCAATTTGTTTCATCATTTTGCCATATTTGGGACCCAAAGCTTTAAAGTTTGGTTTAATTTTTTTGCTGATCACACCGGCAGTATCGGTTAAAAATTCTACCTCTTTAACGTTTACTTCCGCTAAAATGATATTTGCAACGGCTTCGAACTGCTCTTTAAAATGCGGATTTAATACCGGCACCATAATTTTTCCGAGCGGCTGACGAACTTTCAGTTTCTCTTTGCGGCGAAGCGCCAAAATCATAGAAGAAGCTTTTTGCGCAATGGCCATTTTTTCTTCCAGATCTTTATCAATCATTTTCTCATCGAAAGTTGGAAACTCTGCCAAATGAATACTCTGATCAACATCCTTGCCGGTTGCTTTATTTAAATCGTTGTACAGTAAATCAGCATAAAACGGCGCTATTGGCGACATTAATTTGGCAATACTTGTTAAACAGGTGTACAACGTTTGATAGGCCGAAATCTTATCGATGGAATATTCGCCACCCCAGTATCTTTTGCGACTTAAACGTACAAACCAGTTGCTCAAATTCTCAGAAACAAAATCCTGAATGGCGCGTCCTGCACGGGTTGGTTCGTAATTTTCATAGCTGTCGCTAACTTCTTTTATCAAGCTGTTTAGCAACGAAATAATCCAACGGTCAATTTCCGGACGTTGTTCCATCGGAACCTCATCTTCAGCATAAGTAAATCCATCAACATTGGCATACAATGCAAAGAAATTGTAGGTGTTGTAAAGTGTTCCAAAAAACTTACGTTTCACTTCTTCCACACCCGAGATATCAAATTTAAGGTTATCCCATGGTTGCGAATTGGTAATCATGTACCAGCGCAGTGGATCGGATCCGTATTTATCGATGGTTTCAAAAGGATCGACTGCGTTGCCTAAGCGTTTTGACATTTTTACGCCGTTTTTATCCAACACCAATCCGTTTGAAATAATATTTTTAAATGCAACCGATTCATCGATCATTGTTGCAATGGCATGCAACGTGAAAAACCAACCCCGCGTTTGATCCACTCCTTCAGCAATAAAATCGGCAGGAAAAACCTCTTTAAAATCCTCTTTCCACTCGAACGGATAATGACGTTGTGCAAATGGCATGGCACCTGAATCAAACCAAACATCAATCAAATCAGCTTCGCGGAACATTTTTTCTCCTGATGGCGAAACCAAAACAATACGATCGACAAAAGACTTGTGTAAATCAATCAGGTCGTAATTTTCTTTCGAATTGTTTCCAACCTCAAAACCGGCATATGGATTTTCCGTCATAAATCCGGCTTCAATCGACTTTTCAATTTCGACCATTAATTCCTCGGTCGATCCAATACACAGTTCTTCCGAACCATCTTCGGTACGCCAAATCGGAAGCGGTGTTCCCCAAAAACGCGAACGGCTCAGGTTCCAGTCCACCAAATTTTCCAGCCAGTTTCCAAAACGGCCGGTTCCGGTTGATTGTGGTTTCCAGTTAATGGTATTGTTTAACTCCACCATTTTGTCTTTAACCGCAGTTGATTTTATAAACCACGAATCGAGCGGATAATAAAGCACCGGTTTGTCGGTACGCCAGCAGTGTGGATAACTGTGAACGTGTTTCTCTATTTTGAAAGCCTTGTTGTCCTGCTTCAACATTACTGCAATGTCAACATCAACCGTTGAAGCATCTTCTTCAAGCTTGTCGTCGTATTCATTTTTTACCGAACGACCGGCAAATTCATGGTACTTTTCGGTGTTTACATATTTTTCAACAAAAGCACTATCAAGCTCATTTGTTAAATAGAATTTACCTTTTTTGTCAACAAGGGCCTGCATTTTGCCTTCGGTATCCTCTACAATCAGAGGAGAAATTCCATGCTGCTTTGCAACCCTGTCATCGTCGGCACCAAAAGTTGGTGCAATGTGTACAATTCCGGTACCATCTTCAATGGTTACAAAGTCGCCGGTAATTACTTCAAAAGCTTTGCCTTTTGGTTTTACCCATTCAATAAGCTGCTCGTACTGAACACCTTTTAATTCCTCGCCGGTGTATTCAGCCAAAACTTTGTACGGAATATTTTTGTCGCCCGGGTTGTATTCGTCAAATGCTAATTCAGCATTTTTTGCGCTAAAATAAACGGGGAACAAATCCTTCGCCAAAAGTAAGGTTACAGGAATTCCGGTATATGGATTAAAACTGCGGACTTTTACATATTTAATGTTTGGTCCCACACAAAGTGCAGTGTTCGATGGCAAAGTCCACGGTGTAGTTGTCCAGGCTAAAAAGTACAAATCGGTTTCCAATCCTTCGTAAAGGAATTCCGATTTTTGGTTACGAATTGCCTTAAACTGTGCAATTGCGGTGGTATCTTTAACATCGCGGTAGCAACCCGGCTGGTTTAATTCGTGCGAGCTTAAACCGGTTCCGGCTGCCGGAGAATAAGGTTGAATGGTGTACCCTTTGTACAACAAGCCCTTTTTATAAATCTGGCTCAGCAACCACCAAACCGATTCGATGTAACGGTTGTCGTAAGTAATGTACGGATCGTCCATATTTACCCAGTACCCCATTTTGCGAGTGAGTTCTTCCCACTCGCGGGTATATTTCATTACCTCAGTTTTACAAGCCTGGTTGTATTCTTCAACGGTAATTTTTTTGCCAATATCGTCTTTTGTAATATTTAGTGCTTTTTCTACACTCAATTCCACGGGCAGTCCGTGCGTGTCCCAACCGGCTTTACGGTGAACACGAAAACCTTTCATGGTTTTGTAACGGCAGAAAATATCTTTAATGGCACGCGCCATAACGTGGTGAATTCCCGGCATTCCGTTTGCCGATGGCGGTCCTTCGTAAAATACAAATGTTTCGTGTCCTTCCCTGGTCGAAATACTTTTATGAAATGTATCGTCTTCTTCCCATCTTTTTAGCACTTCTTTGTTAATCTGTGCCAAATCTAATTGCTT
The sequence above is a segment of the uncultured Draconibacterium sp. genome. Coding sequences within it:
- a CDS encoding lipoprotein signal peptidase, producing MSRSVKSIVIIFLILLVDQVLKIWIKTNLSIGDEIVVFKDWFILHFVENNGMAFGFEFAGEYGKIFLSVFRIIAVVAIGWYLFKLAKQKEIPFGFILSISLIFAGAIGNIIDSLFYGIIFNDSSGQVATLFPEGGGYATFLHGRVVDMFYFPLIEGLYPEWLPKIGGNPFIFFRPVFNVADSAITVGIFSILLFYRKHFNKIEAEESETTETADATEA
- a CDS encoding TraR/DksA C4-type zinc finger protein — its product is MGEKNRYSDEELKEFKTLITGKLEKAQEDYQMYRNSINQSDGNDIADTSPTFKVLEEGAATLSKEEAGKLAQRQLKFIQHLQAALVRIENKTYGICRETGKLIAKERLRAVPHATLSIDAKNSQK
- the ileS gene encoding isoleucine--tRNA ligase — translated: MSNKFQEYKQLDLAQINKEVLKRWEEDDTFHKSISTREGHETFVFYEGPPSANGMPGIHHVMARAIKDIFCRYKTMKGFRVHRKAGWDTHGLPVELSVEKALNITKDDIGKKITVEEYNQACKTEVMKYTREWEELTRKMGYWVNMDDPYITYDNRYIESVWWLLSQIYKKGLLYKGYTIQPYSPAAGTGLSSHELNQPGCYRDVKDTTAIAQFKAIRNQKSEFLYEGLETDLYFLAWTTTPWTLPSNTALCVGPNIKYVKVRSFNPYTGIPVTLLLAKDLFPVYFSAKNAELAFDEYNPGDKNIPYKVLAEYTGEELKGVQYEQLIEWVKPKGKAFEVITGDFVTIEDGTGIVHIAPTFGADDDRVAKQHGISPLIVEDTEGKMQALVDKKGKFYLTNELDSAFVEKYVNTEKYHEFAGRSVKNEYDDKLEEDASTVDVDIAVMLKQDNKAFKIEKHVHSYPHCWRTDKPVLYYPLDSWFIKSTAVKDKMVELNNTINWKPQSTGTGRFGNWLENLVDWNLSRSRFWGTPLPIWRTEDGSEELCIGSTEELMVEIEKSIEAGFMTENPYAGFEVGNNSKENYDLIDLHKSFVDRIVLVSPSGEKMFREADLIDVWFDSGAMPFAQRHYPFEWKEDFKEVFPADFIAEGVDQTRGWFFTLHAIATMIDESVAFKNIISNGLVLDKNGVKMSKRLGNAVDPFETIDKYGSDPLRWYMITNSQPWDNLKFDISGVEEVKRKFFGTLYNTYNFFALYANVDGFTYAEDEVPMEQRPEIDRWIISLLNSLIKEVSDSYENYEPTRAGRAIQDFVSENLSNWFVRLSRKRYWGGEYSIDKISAYQTLYTCLTSIAKLMSPIAPFYADLLYNDLNKATGKDVDQSIHLAEFPTFDEKMIDKDLEEKMAIAQKASSMILALRRKEKLKVRQPLGKIMVPVLNPHFKEQFEAVANIILAEVNVKEVEFLTDTAGVISKKIKPNFKALGPKYGKMMKQIAGAVNQMGQDEISAFESAGEYEITAGDEKVLITLEDVEIQTEDIPGWTVATEGQMTIALDIDVTEELKQEGIAREFINKIQNLRKESDFEVTDRIKLSIAKHVGFNDALENYKEYICTQTLADSLLLVENIDSAKAKEVEIDKDVVAQIEIEKN